From Pan paniscus chromosome 9, NHGRI_mPanPan1-v2.0_pri, whole genome shotgun sequence, the proteins below share one genomic window:
- the PHLDA2 gene encoding pleckstrin homology-like domain family A member 2 has protein sequence MKSPDEVLREGELEKRSDSLFQLWKKKRGVLTSDRLSLFPASPRARPKELRFHSILKVDCVERTGKYVYFTIVTTDHKEIDFRCAGESCWNAAIALALIDFQNRRALQDFRSRQERTAPAALAAPAEDAVAAAAAAPSEPSEPSRPSPQPKPRTP, from the coding sequence ATGAAATCCCCCGACGAGGTGCTACGCGAGGGCGAGTTGGAGAAGCGCAGCGACAGCCTCTTCCAGCTATGGAAGAAGAAGCGCGGGGTGCTCACCTCCGACCGCCTGAGCCTGTTCCCCGCCAGCCCCCGCGCGCGCCCCAAGGAGCTGCGCTTCCACTCCATCCTCAAGGTGGACTGCGTGGAGCGCACGGGCAAGTACGTGTACTTCACCATCGTCACCACCGACCACAAGGAGATCGACTTCCGCTGCGCGGGCGAGAGCTGCTGGAACGCGGCCATCGCGCTGGCGCTCATCGATTTCCAGAACCGCCGCGCCCTGCAGGACTTTCGCAGCCGCCAGGAACGCACCGCACCCGCCGCGCTCGCCGCACCCGCCGAGGACGCCGTGGCCGCCGCGGCCGCCGCACCCTCCGAGCCCTCGGAGCCCTCCAGGCCATCCCCGCAGCCCAAACCCCGCACGCCATGA